In Sandaracinaceae bacterium, the sequence CGATATGGATCGCCTTCACCTTCGGTGTCGATGCAACACTCCGCCACACAATCCCCGGCTGGCGACCGTAGACGCTCCGGAAGAACCGGATGGTCTTGTCCCAGTCCTGCGGGGACTTGAAGCGGTCCTCTTCGATTTTCACCGCCCCATCGATGACAGCCGCGCCGTGAACGGAGGCCGCAAGAGCATCAGTGGGTACAGCTGCCGTCAGGGTAGCCGCGGTGACGCCGAGGCCAACCACCACGCGCAAGCCCGCGCCGACACGGGAGGAGGGTTAGAGAAATCTGTTCGCGCTGTCAAGCACATTGCGCGGCGCCGCCGCCCGCCCCCGCCCCGGGGGGGGGCGGGGCCGGGGGCCGGGGCGCGGGGGGGGGGGGGGGGCGGGGGCGGGGGGGGGGGGCTTGTGGAGCCAGGACGGGTCCCGCGGCCGGCAAAGCCGGACCGCACCCGTCCATCCACGCCACGCGGACGTGGCGAATTCGAGTGGAACCAGGACGGGTCCCGCGGCCGGCAAAGCCGGACCGCACCCGTCCATCCACGCCACGAGGACGTGGCGAATTCGTGTGGAGCCAGGACGGGTCCCGCGGCCGGCAGAGCCGGACCGCACCCGTCCATCCACGCCACGAAGACGGGGCGGAAATCGACTGCGCCTCCCGCACCCACCCAGCGAGATCCGACGCTCGAGGGCCAGCAGGTCCATCGACAGCGCGGCCACCACGTGGACGGCCCATGCGTACCAGAACGACCGCGCGCGCAGCGCGAACACGCCCAGCGCGAGCCCGGCGACGACGGACCCCAGCGCCTCGGCGAAGGGCTTGTTGGCGTGCATGAGGGCGAACGGGATGTTGCCCACGAAGATGCCCAGGATCCCCAGGCGCGCGTGGAGTCCCAGCGTCAGGAAGCCGCGGAAGAAGTACTCCCAGCCCAGGAAGTACACGGCGTAGGCCAGCTCGTACACGACCAGCCACACCAGCCAGTCGCTGGGCTGGCCGCTGGTGGCGTAGTCGACGGCCTTGTCCCCGAGCCAGTCCGAGATCGGGTAGTAGCGGTAGAAGGACGAGTCGCGGCTGGCCACGAAGATCACCGGGAGCATCACCGCCAGGAGCACAGCGCTGCCCTTGAGCCCGTACCGCCGGTCGCCCAGACCCAGGCCGAGGCCGAAGTGCGGGGCGGTCATGCCGGCTTGGCTCGGCGAGGTCTCGGGGATCGGCGGCCCGCCATCAGGTCCACGCGCCGCCGACGCCTCGCCCCGAGACAGCCATGCCAGCGTGGCCAGCGGGACGAGGCCCAGCAGCACGGCCGCGCTGGCGAACCACCAGAGGTCGGCGAACACCAAGAACCGCGGGTGGTTACCGAGTCCCCACTGGAAGCGCTGGAAGGCCGCGGGCGAGCCGTAGGCCCGGAAGACGGTCAGGACCACCGCCGACACGGTGAGGATCGCGGCGGTGTGGCGGTCCCAGCCCCGCGTGATCCAGGCCCACTCGGCCTCGTCGAGCCCGAGGAGCGAGCGGAGCCGCTTGAGCCGCGTCACGGACCCGGCTTCGCGCGAAGGCGTGACGAGGTCAACCGCACGGCGGTATGCTCGACGGATGTTGCGCTCGTCCCCCGCAGTCACGGCTGCGCTCCTCGCCCTCGGGATCGCCGGGCCCGCGTCGGCCACCATCATGGTCCCGCTGTCGCTCGCGGAGCTCGCCACCGAGTCCACCGCCATCGTGCGTGCGCGCGTGCTCGATCGCAGCGCCGTCTGGGACGATGAGCGTAAGCGCATCTACACCACGACCGTGCTCGAGGTGGTGGAGTCGGTGTACTCGGTCGCGCCGTTGGGTCGCGAGATCCGCGTGCGCACGCTGGGCGGTGAGGTCGGCGAGGTCGGCATGAAGGTCGCCGGTACGCCGGACCTGAAGCTCGGCGAAGAGGTGCTGCTGTTCCTGCGCCCCGACGGCAAGGTGCCCACCAGCTTCGCCGTCATCGGCATGAACCAGGGCCGCTTCTCGATGCGCACCGACTCCGCCGGGCGCCTCATCGCCACGCCCACCTGGGATGGGATCGCGTTCGCGCGGCCCGGCAATGACGGCGTGCTGCGCGTCGCTGGTCACGAGACGCCTACGAGAAGCCGTTACCTCGAGCTGCGCACCCAGATCCTCGCCTTGCGCGCCCAGGCCGCTGCGCCGGCCGCGCCCGCGGCCCCGCAAGCGCCCGCCGTGCCCGCCGCGCCGGCCGCGCCCGCGTCGCCCGTCGCCCCCACCGGCAAGTGACTCGATGCTCGCGCGCACCGCACCTGCCGGGCGCGGGCGCTCGCGGCTCCACTGCTGACGTCCCTGCTCGCCACCGGCCCTGCGGTGGCCTTCGAGCTCACGCCCGTCGCCGGGCAGCCCACGCTGGCCAGCGCCCACCCAGCACTACCTCGTCGAGCGCAGCGCGGCCTTGCCCGGCCTCGGCGCGGCCACGCGCGCGGCCTTCGATGCCTGGACGGCGGTGCCGGGCTCGAGCTGGACTGCGGCGCCCACCAGCACCGCCGCGAGCATCGTGGTGCGCGAGGCGCGCCCCGGCGAGGTCAGCGACGCCTTGGCGATCACGCTGCGCTCCTATGTGGTGGGCACCGCAACCCTCACGCGGGCGGGAGATCCTGCTGGGCGCCGACGGCGTGCCGCTCGGCGAGGCAGCGGTCGCTACGATCTGGTGAGCGTGCTCGTGCACGAGGCCGGTCACGCGCTCGGGCTGGCCCCACACCTGCGGCGATCGCGGGGCCACGTATCCTTCGTGCTTCGAGCTCGACGGGCTGCCGGCGCGCCAGCGCGCGGATCCTGGGCGCGGTCATGGCGCCCACCATCGCGCTCGAGGAGGCGCGGCGTGCGCCCACGACCGACGACGCCGAGGGCCTGGTCGCGCTGTACCCCGGCACCCGCGGCCCGCGCCCGTGCTCGGTGCGCTCGGACTGGCCTGCCCGGACGCGGCGTGGGTGCTGGAGGTGGACGCGCCGCAGCGGGTGGAGCGCGCTGGCGCGACGAGGACGGGCGTTTGACCGACGCGGTGGTGCGGCTGCGCCTGCAGGATCGGGTGGTGCTGGATGCGCCGCGAGGGCCTCTCGACCTCGTCGTCGACGATCCGGCCGCGGCCAGCCGCGCGGTGTGGGTCGAGCCCTCGGTCACGCCGTGCCCGGTCGACGCCGTCGACGCCGGGGCCAGCGTGCCGCCCACGACCGCGGGCGAGGCCGCTCGCTGACCCAGCCGACGGACCTGGCGGTATGGGTGCTGAGCGTGGCGCTGCTGGCCTGGGGTCGGCGCCCGCGGAGGTCTACGTGAGCATGTGGCGGAGCTTGATCGTGCTGGCCTTGGTGGCGCCTGCGCCCGCCGCGTGGGCCTACAAATGCACGCGGACGGCCATCACCAGCGGGCCTTCGCTGACGTGGCGCGCGCGCCAGGTGAGCTGGGTGCTGGACAGCGACCTCACCGGGGACATCGCCAACAAGGCCGCCACGCGCGCGACCATCAAGGCCTCCTTCCAGACGTGGACACACGTACCGTGCTCGGATCCGGCTTCGTGCTGGCCGAGGTCCGCGGCGACGTGAAGTGGCCGAGGCCCCCGACGCCGGTCCCTTCGAGAACGTCGTGACCTTCGTGGCCAGCGGCTGGGACTATGACCGGGCGATCATCGCGCTCACCACCACGACCTTCGACGATCGCGGCCAGATCAAGGACGCCGACATCGAGCTCAACGATCAGCACTTCGAGTTCTTCGTGGACGGCAAGGCCTGCGCGCCGGCGGTAGGCCGGATGGACCTGCGCAACACGCTCACGCACGAGGTGGGTCACGTGCTGGGCCTGGACCACCCGCCGATCGGCCTGCGTACGAAGACGCCACCATGTACGCCAGCGCGCCGCCCTGCGAGACCATCAAGCTCGCTGGCCGACGACGACATGGCGGGCCTGTGCGCCATCTACCCCATCGGCGCCGCCAACCAGCCCTGCTTCCCGGCCGACGGCTCGGGGTTCGTGGTGGTGGACGAGGACGACGGCCTCGGCTGCACCACCACCGGCGGCGCGCTCCGGGCCCACGCT encodes:
- a CDS encoding CPBP family intramembrane metalloprotease; the encoded protein is MTRLKRLRSLLGLDEAEWAWITRGWDRHTAAILTVSAVVLTVFRAYGSPAAFQRFQWGLGNHPRFLVFADLWWFASAAVLLGLVPLATLAWLSRGEASAARGPDGGPPIPETSPSQAGMTAPHFGLGLGLGDRRYGLKGSAVLLAVMLPVIFVASRDSSFYRYYPISDWLGDKAVDYATSGQPSDWLVWLVVYELAYAVYFLGWEYFFRGFLTLGLHARLGILGIFVGNIPFALMHANKPFAEALGSVVAGLALGVFALRARSFWYAWAVHVVAALSMDLLALERRISLGGCGRRSRFPPRLRGVDGRVRSGSAGRGTRPGSTRIRHVLVAWMDGCGPALPAAGPVLVPLEFATSAWRGWTGAVRLCRPRDPSWLHKPPPPAPAPPPPPRPGPRPRPPPGRGRAAAPRNVLDSANRFL